A region of the Stutzerimonas stutzeri genome:
CGTACGAACTCGGCTGGAATACCCTGAAAGACTTTCTCGTGTGGCAAGGCATAGAAGGTATCGTCGGTTCTCGCGACACGATACGGGAGGGATTTAGCAAGGGTTTGATCGAGGACGGGCACGGCTGGATGCAGATGCTCACAGATCGTAACCGCACCTCGCACACCTACAACGAGGAAACCGCCGAAGCCATCCTCGAGAATATAAGAAAGCAACATCACTCATTGTTAAAGGCCCTAGTGAAAACTCTGGCAGACCGGGCGGATGCTACGTTATGACCGGGACTAGCACTGGGCTTAGGGAGCTGGACATCCAGCTCATTCACAATGTACTTCGACAATACCCAAAGGTAACCGAAGCGATTCTTTACGGCTCACGAGCCAAAGGAAATTATCGCCCCGGCTCCGATATTGATCTTACCCTCAGAGGCGACCAGCTCTCACATAGTGATTTGCTTGATATAGAACAGTCAGTGGATGATCTGCTTTTACCCTACAAAATTGATCTTTCCTTGCTCCGCCAAATTGACAACCCGGAACTGATCAAACATATCGAGCGCGTTGGGCAGTCGTTCTATCGGAACACGGCGGGGAGCAGCCAAGCCGCGCGCTAAACATTAGCGGCTTGATGTGTGATGGCCCGCGGCCCGCGGCGGCCCGAACGCTAAAAGAGCCAGATCAAGTACTGTACTACTCCGGCTCCACCCTCCGCTGCTGGTAGATCCAATCGACGATCTCGCCCTCCGGCACATACCCGCTCACCACTTCACGAAGCAGTTGCCGCACCTGGGGGTAATCATCGGTTTCCACCGCCTTGAGCAGTTTTGCCAACCGGTCCTTGAGTACATCCCAGTCGAGATATTCCTCATCAGCGCGCATGATCATCGGATGCTCGGTGGGGCTCACGTTGTCGCCGATCAATAGCTCCTCGTACAGCTTCTCGCCGGGGCGCAGACCGGTGTATTCGATAGCGATATCCCCGTGCGGGCATTTCTCAGAACGAACACTCAGGCCAGACAGATGAATGAGCTTCTCCGCCAGCTCAGCGATCTTCACCGGCTGTCCCATATCCAGCACAAACACGTCACCGCCCTGCCCCATCGAGCCCGCCTGGATCACCAGCTGAGCCGCTTCGGGAATGGTCATGAAGTAACGGGTGATCTTCGGATGCGTCACCGTCACCGGCCCGCCCGCGCGGATCTGCGCATAGAAACGAGGGATGACCGAGCCCGACGAGCCGAGCACATTGCCGAAACGCACCATGGTGAAACGGGTCTTGTTGACGTGATGCACACTGCCCGCAGTGCCAAACAAGCCCGGCGCCGGTTCACGGCTGAGCGCCTGCAGAACCAGCTCAGCAACACGCTTGGTACTGCCCATCACGTTCGTCGGCCGAACGGCCTTGTCAGTGGAGATCAGCACGAAGTTGCTAACCCCCGCCTGAACGGCTGCCTGCGCCGTGTTCAGGGTGCCAATCACATTGTTCAGTACGCCCTCGGCCACGTTGTGCTCAACCATGGGCACATGCTTGTAGGCGGCCGCGTGATAGATCGTCTCCACCCCCCAGGTGCGCATCACATCCAGCAACCGATCAGCATTGCGGATGGAACCCAGGATCGGCACCAGCTTGATCGGCAATGACGTACGCTCGATCAGACGCTCCAATTCCATATGGATGCTGTAAAGGTTGAACTCACTGTGTTCGAACAACAGCAGCGCCTGCGGCTTGTTCGAAAGGATCTGACGGCACAGCTCCGAGCCGATAGACCCGCCTGCACCGGTCACCATCACCACCTTGCCACGGATACACTTCTCGAACAGTGCCTGCTGCGGTGGTACCGCGTCGCGCCCCAGCAGGTCGGCAATGTCCACCTCCTGGATGTCTTCGACCTGCACTTTGCCGCTCGCCAGATCCATAAAGCCCGGCACACTGCGTACATGCAGCGGGAAACACTCGAGCATTTCCAGAATCTCGCGACGACGACCGCGTGACGCCGAAGGAATGGCCAACAAGATCTCGGCCGCCCCCGTATCCTCGACCAACTGCCCGATGTGCTTGGCGGAATAAACGCGCAACCCGGCAATGACCCGGTTGTGCAGATTCGGGTCGTCGTCGATAAACGCCACAGGTCGCATCGCACGCCCCATGCGCAAAGCGGCAACCAGCTGATTGCCGGCAGCACCTGCGCCGTACACGGCAACCTTGGGCAGACCAGCCTCCTTGCCCTTAAACTTGGTCAGCGAATCCGGCGAGAACCAGTCGCCCATGAAGTATTGGCGCATCAGCAGG
Encoded here:
- a CDS encoding nucleotidyltransferase domain-containing protein: MTGTSTGLRELDIQLIHNVLRQYPKVTEAILYGSRAKGNYRPGSDIDLTLRGDQLSHSDLLDIEQSVDDLLLPYKIDLSLLRQIDNPELIKHIERVGQSFYRNTAGSSQAAR
- a CDS encoding polysaccharide biosynthesis protein — protein: MAEKLRVRLVALPRRHKRLIQVATDVVLVWAALWLAFVVRLGDSKNIEPFGGHAWLFGIAPLVAIPFFIRFGMYRAVMRYFGNDALMAIAKAVTLSALLLSLAVYWHTEAPKLIPRSMVFNYWWLSLVLIGGLRLLMRQYFMGDWFSPDSLTKFKGKEAGLPKVAVYGAGAAGNQLVAALRMGRAMRPVAFIDDDPNLHNRVIAGLRVYSAKHIGQLVEDTGAAEILLAIPSASRGRRREILEMLECFPLHVRSVPGFMDLASGKVQVEDIQEVDIADLLGRDAVPPQQALFEKCIRGKVVMVTGAGGSIGSELCRQILSNKPQALLLFEHSEFNLYSIHMELERLIERTSLPIKLVPILGSIRNADRLLDVMRTWGVETIYHAAAYKHVPMVEHNVAEGVLNNVIGTLNTAQAAVQAGVSNFVLISTDKAVRPTNVMGSTKRVAELVLQALSREPAPGLFGTAGSVHHVNKTRFTMVRFGNVLGSSGSVIPRFYAQIRAGGPVTVTHPKITRYFMTIPEAAQLVIQAGSMGQGGDVFVLDMGQPVKIAELAEKLIHLSGLSVRSEKCPHGDIAIEYTGLRPGEKLYEELLIGDNVSPTEHPMIMRADEEYLDWDVLKDRLAKLLKAVETDDYPQVRQLLREVVSGYVPEGEIVDWIYQQRRVEPE
- a CDS encoding nucleotidyltransferase substrate binding protein; the protein is MSNIDVRWQQRLSNFRRALTQLDEAIELMQRRELSRLEKQGVIQAFEYSYELGWNTLKDFLVWQGIEGIVGSRDTIREGFSKGLIEDGHGWMQMLTDRNRTSHTYNEETAEAILENIRKQHHSLLKALVKTLADRADATL